The region GGCACACAGCGAGGTGAGCAGGAGAAACAGGCTTTGAGTTCAGGGTGGAGGGATTGCGAAACCTACATTCTTTATGTTCACTCTTCCTCTTGGATTTTGGGGACAAAGATATTCTTATATATGACGCCGGTTATAGTGGAACTGGGCATGTCTTTAATTTCAGATTGCATTTTTGAATgctttaaatatgtttatgtaaATCAACCATAGACACTTTGCAGATAAACTTATCCAATGTATCTTTTTCCCCCTTAAAGCAGACTTGTGTAATTGTGAcgtgatttttttcaattaaatttttgtAGGAAATGACCAAGTTCACTCCTGGACACTAGCCACCAGCCAAGCCTTAGATACCGCGTGGGGAATAGCAAAGGGCTCCGTGACGCTGGCAGTTTCGTTGCTGCTGGCCACCCTCTGCTACTTCAGAAGGCTGAATTTACATCTAGGGCACCGGCTGAAATGGTAGGTGGCTGCATCATCTTCAGATTTCTCAAATATTCTTGTTACGAAGGGAGAATTTTGgtattattgtttcctttttctttcaggtGGAGTGGATATCTGCaaagaaaattcaaaagtaaCTACTTTTTATGTgcatctttccttatttttaagatGCAGAGAGGGttcaagaaagaagaggaaagggagaattaactaacttttatttttggttcagGGAACCTCAGCGTGGAGGCAGAAGTTGACTTACTCAGCTACTGCGCaagagagtggaagggggagactCCCCGCGCCAAGCTGATGAGGAAGGTTTGTTTGTAAAGGTCGTGGAAGATGGAGAATTTGCGTGTAAACAGACATTCCACTCTGCTTTATGGATCCAGAGACTAACCGAAACTGACTGTGACATAAGGGACAACCGTGGCTCTAATTTAAAAGCCAAACAGCTACTAGACATTGGCTTTGGGCCTTGTGCCCAGAGCCAGAGCCTTCGACCCCTGGGGTGAAATTCAGTCTGTGAGttcagaaaactagaaatcagCTCCTTGCAGCTCTCTCCTGGCCAGGCCTATGAAACCTCTGCACGTGTAGGGGAGACTTCTGTCCTTGAAGGGATTTGGCCCCtggacaaaaatattttgaggatttttaGAGTTTTTCATTGGCTCAGTCTTGGTAAATATTCCCAGCACTGTTGCCCAAACTTGTCactggcagagaaaaaaaaaaaaaagaggtggtaCATTTAAAAGAGTCCTTAGCATAGTTTTAAAGTATACAGTATTTCCCACTGTGACCGAGCTGTACCCGTGGTCTCCCCGCAGTGACATTCcctggccctgggctccaggaaCTTAACTGTCTAGAGTAGCACGGGACCCTCgtctctccacacacacaatgACATGAAATGACACGTGGTCCAATTCATAATTTAGAATTGTCTTATTTCTGTTGTCTGCTTTATTTAGGAGTACGCTTCACTGACAGTGCATTGAAATCACTTTCCTTATTTCTTATCCAGTAGAATTAATAAACAGCTTTCTGTTTTTGTGCTAAACAGGCTTACGAGGAGCTGTTCTGGCGGCGTCACATTAAATGTGTTCGACAAGTAAAGAGGGATAACTACGACGCACTGAGGTCTGTGCTATTCCAGGTGTTCAGCCAGGGCCTTTCTTTTCCATCctggatgaaggaaaaagacattgTTAAGGTACATCCTCACACTGGAAACACGTGCAAGTCCCCTTGGTGACAACGGTAACCCCACCACCCTGGGTCTGCCGTGGGCAGCTTTGTAGGCAGGGGTCCTGAGGTCGAAGGAACTCCGAGAGGACGCTAACCAGGCCCTCGGACGCTCCTGTCGGTTTTCCAACAGACTAGCTCAGAAAGAGAGTCAGacccagttttgtttgtttttaatgccgTTGTCTTTTCTTGGCCTCATCTTTAATGCCCTCTGCCCTTTCCAGGTAAGGTAGTCTACTGAAATTCACTTCTGTACTCTATAGTTATTGGAGTTTCGACAAACACAGTGTGTACCTACTACCCCAAACACCCCCTCGTTTCCCGTCCCAGTCAGTCCTTCTCTCACTCGCacctcctggcaaccactgatagGTCTTCTGTccctgtagttttgccttttccagaatgttatgtAAATGGAACCATCCAGAGTGTAGCCTTCTGAAGTGAggtctttcacttagcataatgaatTTGCAGTTCCTCCAGCTGGTCTGTGAATgttgttcattcctttttattgttgagtggTGTTCCTTGACAGGAATGTGACAGTTAATACTATGAATGAAGCTGTTATAAATATTCCCATACAGGATTTTATGTGCACATAAGTTTTCGTTCCTTTctggtgggattgctgggtcttATGGCAGGTGTGTGCTTACTTTATAAGAACCTGCCAAACCATTTTCCAAACGTCGGTACCACGATGCACTCCCACCACAAATGTGtcagagttccagttgctccacattctcaccagcacctgggattgtcagggttttttgtttatttattttcactttcgtTTTTGTTTCAGCCATCCTAGTAGGTGTGCATTAGTatcattgtgcttttagtttgcattcccctgatgagttatgatgttgagcatcttttcctctgcttatttgccatcctcatggttctttttggagaaatatctgttcaaatcttttgccgatatttttgttttgtttttgttattgagttttgagaattctttatatatgttgaatGCAAATGCTTTATCATATATGTGACttacacatattttcttccagtcctttccttgtttttcagtTTCATAACAGTGTAAACCAATACATTCTTGGTGATAACCTGAATTTTTATTCTGAATGCAGTATGCCTAATGTAGGGTGCACGTGTAAGTTGCAGGAGCAAAGGAATATAAAGTGTGTGCTAACGTAGATAGCTACTCACGTTCTATTtccttatcattttaatttagagatgcttttattagttttattttatctcaCAAATACTTGTCAGGTGTATTCAGTGTGCCAGCCCAGCTGCTCATGGCTGAGGACAGAGACTAcacctgggaccctgggttgcacatGGTGGGAGATGCATTGGATGCCTATGATGGATCAGACTCTTATGTACCCTGTAATCTTATTTAACCCCGGCCCGAGTCCCATAAAATTGTCCTTGATTTACAGTGGAGGATGCGGCTGAGCCGTTAAATAACCTGCTGGTTGAGTAACTTCCCAGCAGGTGATTTACACGGCTGGGTTTGCACCCTAACAAGCGTCATTCCAAAATCCACCTATTCCCAGATGTGCTGTGTTGCTTTTACATTGTCtgggatttttacatttttacatttctgcaTTGTCTGTTGCTTTTACATTTCTGAAGGGATATATGTAGGTAGTTTGGGAAATGTTTTATCCCAAAAGATTGTTTCTATAGACTTAATCTTATATTTACCGTGTTTTTTGGACCATATGATgcacgcacctaggttttagaggaggaaaataggaaaaaaatttttgaagtgaaaaatgtggtaaaatgtttaataacataaatagccccccctcccccacaagccaggtaagccacattcggactataagacgcacccccatttccttcccAAATTTGGAGcggggagtgtgtcttatagttcgaaaaatacggtaagtttTCATCAGTTGTGAAATTGTGAGTTAAGAGTGTGATCCAAATCATGAATCCAGAAGTCTAAAAGAAAATGACTATATGTTTTTCCTTTACTGAGGTTATAGTCTTCTTAAATGAAGATtggccctgctggtgtggctcagtgccggcctgtgaaccaaagggtcactggttcgattcccagtcagggcacatacctgggttgcaagccaggtctccGTGGGGgccgtgcgagaggcaaccacacattgatgtttctccctctctttctccctcccttccctgctgtctaaaaataaataaatattttttaaaattaaaaagaataaatgaagattGCTAAATGAGGTGAGATTATGTGCTCTGACACAGTCCCAATTGTGTGCAGTAAATGTTGAGACACTAATCATTGTTGGCATCTTCTTTTTCAAGCTTCCCGAGAAACTACTCTTTTCACAAGGTTGTAATTGGATCCAGCAGTACAGTTTCGGTCCCGAGAACTATACAGGTTCAAATGTGTTTGGAAAATTGCGTAAATGTGTGGAATTATTGAAAACACAGGTGAGAGTTTGGCGGCTGGGGTGACAGGCTGGGAATGGAAGCGCCCATCCCACTATTGCAACTTTTCTCCGGTGTCGGGCACGTCACTCTATGTTAGTTACATAGGAAACGCAGGCAGAAATGCTGCTTCAAGTAACTGCGATTCCTTCGCCTTGATCTTCCTTCTCCTTCAAGTGATGAATGAGAGCAATGTTGTTCTACATAATGCGAGAGTTCAGCCCTTTGTGGACTGGCCCGGAAACCTTAGCCAGCGCATACCTTTGTTTCCCCCGAGAAATGGGGTGCAAGTTGCAGACAAGGTGCTCAGAAATGCCCTTCTGGAATGCGCCCTATTAATAACTTGGCAACGGCAGAGATGTTGTAATTTGACTCAGAGCAGCGTTTTTCCTGTCTCTTAATAAAAACAGATTGTGGATTGTGGGAATGAATCCTCCTTGGGAAGCACCATAACCTTTCTGGGCCATAGTTTGCTTTTATCTGTAAAACTGAACTGTACATAGCATCGACCCTGTATGGTTcctgtgaggattcaatgagataacaCACGTAGAGTGTGCCTTACACTGTGCCCGGCAGGCGGCGGGTGTTCAAGGCAGGCTGGCACGCTTGGGCGCTGGAGCGGCCTTCGTGCAACCCAGCTGTCTTAAGCATTGTTAGGAAACTGACTCGCTCAGTGTTTTACCTGGCGGGTGGTGcttttgtgaaaaaatattttattgaagctAGTTTGTTATTGTAAAGTAATAtatacttatgttttaaaaaatccatgtcAAAAGATATGAAGCGAACAGTGAAAGTTCTGTTTTCCTCAattaatctttgttttattttataagtattgTATGTACTTTTAGAAGTTATGCAAGGGTATATGCGTTCATCCTTACCCTTCGAAATTTCACTGTTACGCCTGTGTTTTTAGTGGACCGAATTCAGTGGGATTAAAGATTATCACAAGAGAGGAAGTATGTGCAACATCCTTTTCTCCGATGCCATTTTGGAATACAAACTGTATGAAGCATTAAAGTTCATCATGCTGTATCAAGTCACTGAAGTTTATGAACAAATGAAGACGAAAAAGGTCATTCCCACTCTTTTCAGACTCCTGTTTTCCCGGGAAACATCATCTGATCCTTTGAGCTTCATGATGAATCACCTAAATTCTGTAGGCGACACGTGTGGACTAGAGCAGGTACGGGGGCAGAAGAATTGT is a window of Desmodus rotundus isolate HL8 chromosome 1, HLdesRot8A.1, whole genome shotgun sequence DNA encoding:
- the OTULINL gene encoding inactive ubiquitin thioesterase OTULINL codes for the protein MATRRSPQQAREPGRSSALAAGNDQVHSWTLATSQALDTAWGIAKGSVTLAVSLLLATLCYFRRLNLHLGHRLKWWSGYLQRKFKRNLSVEAEVDLLSYCAREWKGETPRAKLMRKAYEELFWRRHIKCVRQVKRDNYDALRSVLFQVFSQGLSFPSWMKEKDIVKLPEKLLFSQGCNWIQQYSFGPENYTGSNVFGKLRKCVELLKTQWTEFSGIKDYHKRGSMCNILFSDAILEYKLYEALKFIMLYQVTEVYEQMKTKKVIPTLFRLLFSRETSSDPLSFMMNHLNSVGDTCGLEQIDMFILGYALEVKIKVFRLFKFNSRDFEVCYPEEPLREWPEISLLTENDRHYHIPVF